One Shewanella sp. MR-4 DNA window includes the following coding sequences:
- the rpoH gene encoding RNA polymerase sigma factor RpoH, with product MTFQTQSMALTVPQGSSSLEAYIHSVTSMTMLDAETEYELAKRLQETGDLQAAKQLIMSHLRFVVHVAKGYSGYGLPQADLIQEGNIGLMKAVKRFDPDVGVRLVSFAVHWIKAEIHEYVLKNWRIVKVATTKAQRKLFFNIRKAKTRLGWFSDDEVAMVAENLGVSKADVTEMESRMAAQDPAFDLSSDNDDEQDFAPVHYLEDHSSDLAENIENDNWESNAQGRLLSAIKTLDERSQHILRARWLDDDKTTLQELAETYQVSAERIRQLEKNAMNKLKACMEA from the coding sequence ATGACCTTTCAAACGCAATCAATGGCACTAACAGTCCCTCAGGGCAGCAGTAGTTTAGAAGCTTATATCCATTCAGTGACTAGCATGACAATGTTAGACGCTGAGACTGAGTATGAGTTAGCCAAGCGTTTGCAGGAAACGGGTGATCTGCAAGCGGCGAAGCAACTGATTATGTCGCACTTACGTTTTGTGGTGCACGTTGCTAAGGGCTACTCAGGTTACGGTCTGCCACAGGCGGATTTGATCCAAGAAGGCAATATCGGTCTGATGAAAGCGGTTAAGCGCTTCGATCCCGATGTGGGCGTCCGTCTAGTGTCTTTTGCTGTGCACTGGATTAAAGCTGAAATTCACGAATATGTGCTGAAAAACTGGCGTATTGTTAAAGTCGCAACCACCAAAGCACAACGTAAGTTGTTCTTTAATATCCGTAAAGCGAAAACTCGCCTCGGTTGGTTTAGCGATGATGAAGTCGCAATGGTGGCAGAAAACTTAGGTGTATCTAAGGCCGATGTGACTGAGATGGAATCACGTATGGCGGCGCAGGATCCTGCGTTTGACCTCAGCAGTGATAATGATGATGAGCAGGATTTTGCCCCTGTGCATTATCTCGAAGATCATTCGTCGGATTTAGCCGAAAACATCGAAAACGATAACTGGGAATCCAATGCCCAAGGTCGTTTATTATCGGCTATCAAAACCTTAGACGAGCGTAGCCAGCATATTCTGCGTGCTCGTTGGTTAGATGATGATAAAACCACGCTGCAGGAATTGGCAGAAACCTATCAAGTCTCGGCTGAGCGCATTCGCCAGTTAGAGAAAAACGCCATGAACAAGCTTAAGGCTTGTATGGAAGCCTAA
- the ftsE gene encoding cell division ATP-binding protein FtsE, whose product MIDFQQVSKIYPGGQMALEEVNFHLQKGEMAFLTGHSGAGKSTLLKLITVIERATTGRVAINGHDIAKISPKHVPYLRRNIGMIFQNHHLLMDRSVFDNVALPLVIEGFSHGEIRKRVAGALDMVGLYGKERHNPIMLSGGEQQRVGIARAIVNKPPLLLADEPTGNLDPKLSMDILRLFETFNDAGTSVLIATHDLGLIARMKYRTFTLKQGRMLGAQELHHGHATARGDAQ is encoded by the coding sequence ATGATTGATTTTCAGCAGGTCAGTAAGATTTATCCTGGTGGCCAAATGGCACTGGAAGAGGTGAATTTTCATCTACAAAAAGGTGAAATGGCATTCTTAACCGGCCATTCGGGTGCGGGTAAGAGTACCCTGTTGAAATTAATCACAGTGATTGAGCGTGCAACCACCGGCCGGGTGGCGATTAATGGCCACGATATTGCCAAAATCAGCCCTAAACACGTGCCCTATTTGCGCCGCAATATTGGAATGATTTTCCAAAACCATCATCTATTGATGGACAGAAGCGTATTCGACAACGTCGCCTTGCCATTAGTGATTGAAGGTTTTTCCCACGGTGAGATCCGCAAACGTGTCGCTGGCGCGCTGGATATGGTGGGTTTGTATGGCAAAGAGCGCCATAACCCCATCATGTTATCCGGTGGTGAGCAGCAACGTGTCGGTATCGCCCGCGCCATTGTGAATAAACCGCCACTATTGCTGGCCGACGAACCGACGGGCAACTTGGACCCTAAGTTGTCGATGGATATCTTGCGCTTATTCGAAACCTTTAACGATGCAGGCACTAGCGTGCTTATCGCTACCCACGATTTGGGGCTGATTGCGCGGATGAAGTACCGCACTTTTACCCTGAAACAAGGGCGTATGCTCGGCGCACAGGAATTACACCATGGACACGCGACTGCTCGAGGTGATGCGCAATGA
- the ftsY gene encoding signal recognition particle-docking protein FtsY, giving the protein MAKKGFFSWFRKDKSQDEVVEQTPVSTPSQTEQAEALAKQHAEEARLAAEKAAAEQALADKLAAEKAEAEAQRVAEEQAARIAEQQAAEAAHLAAEQALAEQLAAEQAQAERVAAEQAAKAQAEAEAEALRIAEEQAARLAEQQAAEAAHLAAEQALAEQLAAEQAETERVAAEQAAKAQAEAEAEAEAEAEAEAEAQRIAEEQAARLAEQQAAEVARLAAEQAQAEQLAAEQAEAERVAAEAQAEAERVAAAQVQAEQPLEQQPEPQAKPAKESFFARLKRGLMRTSENIGSGFIGLFRGKKIDDDLFEELEEQLLIADVGVETTSRLIQSLTEHASRKQLKDAEALYDLLRDEMQKTLDPVAIPLVPENANGPYVILMVGVNGVGKTTTIGKLAKQYQRQGKSVMLAAGDTFRAAAVEQLQVWGQRNNIPVVAQHTGADSASVLFDALQAAKARKIDILIADTAGRLQNKSHLMEELKKVVRVMKKLDLEAPHEVMLTLDASTGQNAISQAQLFQEAVGVTGMTISKLDGTAKGGVVFAIADKFKIPLRYIGVGEQIDDLRTFNSKEFIDALFTQEKADS; this is encoded by the coding sequence ATGGCAAAGAAAGGTTTTTTCTCCTGGTTTCGTAAAGATAAATCACAAGATGAGGTTGTCGAGCAAACCCCAGTCTCTACTCCATCGCAAACCGAGCAAGCCGAAGCATTAGCAAAGCAGCACGCTGAAGAAGCCCGTCTCGCGGCTGAAAAGGCGGCCGCCGAACAGGCTTTAGCCGACAAATTAGCGGCCGAAAAAGCAGAAGCAGAAGCCCAGCGTGTTGCCGAAGAGCAAGCTGCACGTATAGCCGAACAACAGGCCGCCGAAGCCGCGCATTTAGCGGCGGAGCAAGCTCTAGCAGAGCAGTTAGCCGCTGAACAAGCGCAAGCGGAAAGAGTTGCAGCAGAACAAGCGGCAAAAGCTCAAGCAGAAGCGGAAGCGGAAGCCCTGCGCATTGCCGAAGAGCAAGCTGCACGTTTAGCCGAACAACAAGCGGCCGAAGCCGCGCATTTAGCGGCGGAACAAGCTCTAGCAGAGCAGTTAGCCGCTGAACAAGCAGAAACCGAAAGAGTTGCCGCAGAACAAGCGGCAAAAGCTCAAGCAGAAGCAGAAGCAGAAGCAGAAGCAGAAGCAGAAGCAGAAGCAGAAGCCCAGCGCATTGCTGAAGAGCAAGCAGCACGTTTAGCCGAACAACAGGCGGCCGAAGTTGCGCGTTTAGCGGCGGAGCAAGCTCAGGCAGAACAGTTAGCCGCTGAACAAGCAGAAGCCGAAAGAGTTGCTGCAGAAGCCCAAGCAGAAGCAGAGCGAGTTGCCGCTGCACAGGTCCAAGCTGAACAACCCCTTGAGCAACAACCCGAACCTCAGGCAAAACCCGCCAAAGAAAGCTTTTTCGCCCGACTAAAACGCGGCTTGATGCGCACTAGCGAAAATATTGGTAGCGGTTTCATCGGGTTATTTCGTGGTAAAAAAATCGATGATGATCTGTTTGAAGAGTTGGAAGAGCAGCTGTTAATCGCCGACGTGGGTGTCGAAACGACTTCACGCCTTATCCAAAGCCTGACCGAACATGCGTCTCGCAAGCAACTGAAGGATGCCGAAGCGCTCTACGACCTGCTGCGTGATGAAATGCAGAAGACGCTCGATCCTGTCGCTATCCCTTTAGTGCCTGAAAATGCTAACGGCCCCTATGTGATTCTAATGGTCGGTGTTAACGGTGTGGGTAAAACCACCACTATCGGTAAACTGGCGAAGCAATATCAGCGTCAGGGTAAGTCTGTGATGTTAGCGGCGGGCGATACCTTCCGTGCTGCAGCGGTTGAGCAATTACAGGTTTGGGGTCAACGCAATAATATTCCCGTGGTGGCTCAGCATACGGGCGCAGACAGTGCCTCGGTACTTTTCGATGCGCTGCAAGCGGCCAAGGCCCGTAAGATTGATATATTGATCGCCGATACCGCGGGTCGTCTGCAAAACAAGTCGCATCTGATGGAAGAGTTAAAGAAAGTGGTGCGGGTGATGAAGAAGCTCGACCTTGAGGCGCCACACGAAGTGATGCTGACCTTAGATGCGAGCACGGGCCAAAATGCCATTAGCCAAGCGCAGCTATTCCAAGAGGCTGTTGGCGTTACTGGCATGACCATCAGCAAGCTCGACGGTACCGCCAAGGGCGGCGTGGTGTTTGCGATTGCCGATAAGTTTAAAATCCCGCTACGTTATATTGGCGTGGGTGAGCAAATTGATGATTTGCGTACCTTTAATTCTAAAGAATTTATTGATGCCTTGTTCACTCAAGAGAAAGCGGATAGCTAA
- the rsmD gene encoding 16S rRNA (guanine(966)-N(2))-methyltransferase RsmD produces MANNRANNKQVTKSQTANKKAGSGQVRIIAGQWRSRKLPIHDLDGLRPTTDRVRETLFNWLANDIAHARVLDCFGGSGALALESLSRYASYAKIIELQRPAAMQLKANLNTLKCDNAEVLNADTLVVLQNGCDQGFDVVFIDPPFRKGLAEKTIQLLDSQGWLNDGALIYVEIESELTQMAVPATWQPLKDKTAGQVSYRLYQYQAEDSQANTEE; encoded by the coding sequence TTGGCTAATAATCGTGCAAACAACAAGCAAGTGACCAAGAGTCAAACGGCCAATAAGAAAGCCGGTAGTGGCCAAGTGCGGATCATTGCCGGGCAATGGCGTTCGCGCAAACTGCCCATCCATGATTTAGACGGCCTGCGGCCGACCACAGATAGAGTCCGCGAAACCCTCTTTAACTGGCTTGCCAATGATATTGCCCATGCAAGGGTGCTCGACTGCTTTGGTGGCAGCGGCGCCTTGGCGCTTGAGTCTCTCTCACGCTATGCCAGTTATGCCAAGATTATCGAGCTGCAACGTCCTGCCGCCATGCAACTTAAAGCGAATCTCAATACCCTCAAGTGCGACAATGCCGAGGTACTCAACGCCGACACTCTAGTCGTGCTGCAAAATGGCTGCGACCAAGGGTTTGACGTGGTGTTTATCGATCCGCCTTTCCGCAAAGGCTTAGCAGAAAAAACCATTCAACTTTTGGACAGCCAAGGTTGGCTTAATGATGGCGCGCTAATTTATGTGGAGATTGAGTCGGAATTAACTCAAATGGCAGTCCCTGCGACTTGGCAACCGCTCAAAGACAAGACCGCAGGGCAAGTCAGCTATCGCTTATATCAATACCAAGCCGAAGACTCTCAGGCGAACACCGAGGAATAG
- the ftsX gene encoding permease-like cell division protein FtsX — MSDNAKLTRSKLPISGRIVMFFIRHVQQAMASMGELWRSPVSSLMTMAVLGVSLSLPAALQVLVKNAETITSSWNSAAEISLFIDENRSEQTIQSLLTRIRAYAEVEKVQYIDRNQALEEFQRLSGFGEALAYLDKNPLPAVITVTPTQRYSTPVGARELLSKLEREPEISFGRLDIEWLERLQAVVRLLERTVMAIAALLVLAVVLVIGNTIRLAIMNRRTEIEVMKLVGATESFIQRPFLYTGIWYGVIGGVLAWLIINLLVWYLDSALAELLGLYGSQLEMKSLTFTELLQLVGLASFLGWLGSYLSVRQHLRAIEPS; from the coding sequence ATGAGTGACAACGCTAAATTAACGCGCAGCAAGTTGCCCATTTCGGGGCGTATCGTGATGTTTTTTATTCGTCATGTGCAGCAAGCCATGGCGAGTATGGGTGAGTTGTGGCGCAGCCCAGTTTCTTCTCTGATGACGATGGCGGTTCTCGGTGTGAGTCTAAGCTTACCTGCGGCGCTGCAAGTATTAGTTAAAAATGCCGAGACCATTACTAGCTCTTGGAACAGTGCGGCGGAGATTTCACTGTTTATCGATGAAAATCGCAGCGAGCAGACGATTCAAAGTTTACTGACCCGCATCCGAGCCTATGCCGAAGTGGAAAAGGTGCAGTATATCGACCGCAATCAAGCGCTCGAAGAGTTTCAGCGCCTGTCGGGGTTTGGTGAAGCGTTAGCCTATCTCGATAAAAACCCGCTGCCAGCGGTGATTACCGTGACGCCGACTCAACGTTATTCTACTCCAGTGGGTGCCCGTGAGTTGTTGTCTAAGCTGGAGCGCGAGCCTGAAATCAGTTTTGGCCGTTTAGATATCGAATGGCTAGAGCGTCTGCAAGCCGTGGTGCGCTTACTCGAACGTACCGTGATGGCGATTGCTGCCCTACTGGTACTCGCCGTGGTGTTGGTGATAGGTAACACCATTCGCTTAGCGATTATGAACCGTCGCACCGAAATTGAAGTGATGAAGCTGGTTGGCGCCACTGAGTCCTTTATTCAGCGCCCCTTCCTTTATACGGGCATTTGGTACGGGGTCATTGGCGGTGTATTGGCTTGGCTTATCATTAACCTATTGGTTTGGTATCTAGATTCTGCCCTCGCTGAGCTGCTCGGTTTGTACGGCAGTCAGCTAGAGATGAAATCTCTGACCTTTACCGAACTGCTACAATTAGTGGGCTTAGCCTCCTTCTTAGGTTGGCTGGGTTCTTACCTTTCGGTAAGGCAACATTTAAGAGCGATTGAACCCTCTTAA
- the menE gene encoding o-succinylbenzoate--CoA ligase, whose protein sequence is MSESHTLAPSQSIAQQGISPLHSAAFTSPTQTAVKCNGQDISYAHLSHMVQALGEQLTRIGVGPGQPLACISRNNLEMICLYWACVDIGAIFFPISPRFPLAQVQGLIDSHHIPFYWSEAALALSGSHQLTLDFSLDTAPSADLAATAFDIYRPSNVILTSGSSGFPKAAVHNLANHIANAEGARSLIPLVTGDAWLLSLPLFHIGGLAILNRCALVAATVVLPDPTLPLQVQIERDGLTHASLVPTQLLNLLADKQASLKSIKALLLGGGAISIDLLKQLEQRHIASFTSYGMTEMGSQITTGPARSDGTSGKLLPGRELKIIDGVIWVRGDCLFMGYLTDKGIEKPLDAEGWFYTKDRGEWDANGNLKILGRVDNMFISGGENIQPEEIEAALKLHPLIDEAIVFPQPDVTFGQLPAAIIRGDIVRSGTVSNNTSQEISAIEAELEVFLANKIARFKRPRRYYPWPEHAEQTGLKVNRKQLIAAIQSES, encoded by the coding sequence ATGTCCGAATCTCACACATTGGCACCATCCCAATCCATTGCACAGCAAGGTATCTCGCCATTACATAGCGCGGCGTTCACCTCACCCACACAAACGGCGGTTAAGTGTAATGGACAAGACATCAGCTACGCCCACTTGAGCCATATGGTGCAGGCCTTGGGTGAACAGCTCACGCGCATCGGCGTAGGTCCAGGGCAACCACTGGCATGTATCAGCCGCAATAATCTAGAGATGATTTGCTTGTATTGGGCCTGTGTGGATATTGGCGCAATCTTCTTTCCTATCTCGCCACGTTTTCCGCTGGCGCAAGTTCAAGGGCTTATCGATAGCCACCACATTCCTTTCTATTGGAGCGAAGCGGCGCTGGCCTTGTCAGGCAGTCATCAACTCACGCTGGATTTTAGCCTCGATACGGCCCCTAGCGCCGACCTCGCCGCGACAGCTTTTGATATTTATCGTCCAAGTAATGTGATTTTAACCTCTGGCTCCAGCGGTTTTCCCAAGGCGGCCGTGCACAACCTTGCGAATCACATTGCCAATGCCGAGGGCGCCCGCAGCCTGATCCCGCTGGTCACAGGCGATGCTTGGTTGTTGTCGTTACCTCTGTTTCATATTGGCGGCCTCGCCATTCTCAACCGCTGCGCCTTAGTGGCGGCGACGGTAGTACTACCGGATCCAACTCTCCCGCTGCAGGTGCAAATCGAGCGCGACGGCTTAACCCATGCTTCCCTCGTGCCTACACAGTTACTCAATCTACTCGCCGACAAACAGGCTTCACTCAAGAGCATTAAAGCCCTACTGCTCGGCGGCGGCGCAATTTCTATCGATTTACTTAAACAGCTCGAACAGCGGCATATTGCCAGCTTTACCAGCTACGGCATGACTGAGATGGGCTCGCAAATCACCACAGGCCCGGCGCGAAGCGATGGCACCAGTGGCAAATTACTCCCAGGACGTGAGCTCAAAATTATCGATGGAGTAATTTGGGTGCGGGGAGATTGCTTATTTATGGGCTATCTCACGGATAAGGGAATAGAAAAACCACTCGATGCCGAGGGTTGGTTTTATACCAAAGACAGGGGCGAATGGGATGCTAACGGCAATCTTAAGATCTTGGGCCGCGTCGATAATATGTTTATCAGTGGTGGCGAGAACATTCAGCCAGAGGAGATTGAAGCGGCGCTAAAACTGCATCCGCTAATTGATGAGGCGATCGTCTTTCCTCAGCCGGATGTGACCTTTGGCCAACTTCCCGCCGCCATTATTCGTGGCGACATTGTCCGCAGCGGAACTGTCAGCAACAACACAAGCCAAGAGATAAGCGCAATAGAGGCTGAACTTGAAGTCTTTCTCGCCAACAAAATCGCTCGCTTTAAACGACCGCGCCGTTATTACCCTTGGCCAGAGCATGCCGAACAAACGGGGTTAAAGGTGAATCGCAAGCAACTTATTGCCGCTATTCAATCCGAATCTTGA
- the menD gene encoding 2-succinyl-5-enolpyruvyl-6-hydroxy-3-cyclohexene-1-carboxylic-acid synthase, with protein MRTENTATLNLMWGALILEELARLGVQHVCMAPGSRSTPLTLAAAQQTKLKRHLHFDERGLGFMALGLAKASCAPVAIITTSGTAVANLYPAIVEAWLTHVPLIVLSGDRPPELLGCGANQAIVQPAIFANYAQQVNLPTPDAHIAPQMLLTTLDEAVANQTRPVHINCMYREPLYPSEMSGTILDSESPYLRPLQTWLQHARPYTQYGKSEQLSSPSDDAIMRFVHGKGVIIAGTLTPEQDPQQLIALSQKIGWPLLTDAQSQLRQHPAAIGNIDQLLQHPKARNLLQEADRVLVFGGRLLSKRLIAYLAEQNWHSYWQVLPQQDRLDPSHNAKHIWHANAAQFAQLNWYRSSSANWANTLVTYNDELHSLFVRNIDQGEFGEAQVIRAIANTRPLEQQLFIGNSLPVRLYDMYAPVSCCTATTYTNRGASGIDGLLATACGIAAHQGKPTSLIIGDLSQLHDLNSFAIARSLTSPLVIIILNNDGGNIFNLLPVPNEELRSDYYRLSHGLEFGYAAAMFNLPYNQVDNLADFQSCYHEALDYQGASVIEVSVSQHQASEQIAALNLWVKQS; from the coding sequence ATGCGAACCGAAAACACAGCCACACTGAACCTGATGTGGGGCGCACTGATTCTGGAAGAATTAGCACGTCTTGGTGTGCAGCATGTCTGCATGGCACCTGGCTCACGCTCGACACCGCTAACCTTAGCCGCAGCTCAGCAAACCAAGCTTAAACGTCACTTGCATTTCGATGAGCGTGGCTTAGGTTTTATGGCCCTCGGATTAGCCAAAGCCAGCTGCGCCCCCGTGGCGATTATCACCACCTCAGGCACGGCCGTCGCCAACCTTTATCCTGCGATAGTCGAAGCTTGGTTGACCCATGTGCCCTTGATTGTCTTAAGCGGTGACAGGCCGCCAGAGTTACTCGGTTGCGGCGCCAACCAAGCCATAGTGCAGCCGGCGATTTTTGCCAATTATGCCCAGCAAGTAAACCTGCCCACGCCAGATGCGCACATTGCGCCGCAGATGTTGCTCACAACGCTCGATGAGGCGGTGGCAAACCAAACACGCCCAGTGCATATCAACTGCATGTACCGCGAACCTCTATATCCGAGTGAGATGAGTGGCACCATTCTCGATAGCGAATCGCCTTATCTGAGGCCACTGCAAACTTGGCTGCAACACGCCAGACCCTACACTCAATACGGTAAGAGTGAACAGCTCAGCAGCCCGAGCGATGATGCCATTATGCGTTTCGTCCACGGTAAGGGCGTAATCATCGCGGGTACACTCACGCCGGAGCAAGATCCACAGCAACTCATCGCCCTCTCACAAAAGATTGGTTGGCCATTGCTGACCGATGCACAGTCACAACTGCGGCAACATCCTGCGGCAATAGGCAATATTGACCAACTACTGCAACACCCTAAGGCGCGCAATCTGTTGCAAGAGGCTGACCGCGTGCTGGTGTTTGGTGGGCGCTTATTGTCTAAGCGTTTGATTGCTTACCTTGCCGAGCAAAACTGGCACAGTTACTGGCAAGTGCTGCCACAGCAGGACAGACTCGACCCAAGCCATAATGCCAAACACATTTGGCACGCCAACGCCGCGCAATTTGCTCAACTTAACTGGTATCGCTCCTCTTCGGCCAATTGGGCCAACACCTTAGTCACCTACAACGATGAATTACATAGTTTATTTGTGCGTAATATCGATCAAGGTGAGTTTGGTGAGGCGCAGGTTATCCGCGCCATTGCCAATACGCGGCCGTTAGAGCAGCAATTGTTTATCGGCAATAGTCTGCCCGTGCGGTTATACGATATGTACGCCCCAGTGAGTTGTTGCACGGCCACCACTTATACCAACCGAGGCGCATCGGGGATCGACGGCTTACTGGCCACCGCCTGCGGCATTGCCGCGCATCAAGGTAAACCCACGAGCTTGATTATTGGGGACTTATCCCAGCTGCATGATCTCAACTCGTTTGCCATTGCCCGCAGCTTAACCAGCCCGCTGGTGATCATTATTCTCAACAACGACGGCGGCAATATCTTTAATCTCTTGCCCGTTCCCAATGAGGAGCTGCGCAGTGATTACTACCGCTTAAGCCATGGTTTAGAGTTTGGTTACGCCGCTGCCATGTTTAATCTGCCATATAATCAAGTGGATAATTTAGCCGACTTCCAAAGCTGTTATCACGAAGCGCTGGATTATCAGGGCGCCTCGGTGATCGAAGTCAGTGTAAGCCAACACCAAGCCAGCGAGCAGATCGCCGCGCTGAATTTATGGGTGAAACAAAGCTAA
- a CDS encoding DUF1145 domain-containing protein: protein MSFLINMGKAITLIAWLMMAYNLVIPFAGNIGIILNILLGITCLMHCFQVAIFHMLFKNLLTLRKQDYLQVFIFGVFSLLAFRKQVLSQSN, encoded by the coding sequence ATGTCGTTTCTGATCAATATGGGCAAAGCCATTACCTTAATCGCGTGGCTGATGATGGCTTATAACCTTGTAATACCTTTTGCAGGCAATATCGGCATTATTCTCAATATCTTGCTCGGCATTACTTGCTTGATGCATTGCTTCCAAGTCGCCATCTTCCATATGCTATTTAAAAACCTGCTGACGCTACGCAAGCAAGATTATCTGCAAGTGTTTATCTTCGGTGTGTTTAGCCTTTTGGCTTTTCGCAAACAGGTTTTATCCCAATCCAATTAA
- the menH gene encoding 2-succinyl-6-hydroxy-2,4-cyclohexadiene-1-carboxylate synthase, translated as MPTVARYGEVSQPNLVLLHGFLGTKADWLPLIPELSQHFHCICLDLPGHGDNQHELPSTLTNGFEHCVQDIISRLDRLGIESFYLYGYSLGGRIALHLAKAYPQRVLSLWLESCHPGLTDTAEQAARSKNDNLWAKRLHSLSSRDFLQLWYQQAVFADMTDKARHALVAKRASLLDQHPKQTLKQIFLATSLARQASLWDVPESLGCECHFFAGSQDAKFTAIAKDWQAQQPIILHQIEQAGHNIHQANPTALVACLSALKLKKSMT; from the coding sequence ATGCCAACCGTGGCCCGTTACGGGGAAGTCTCGCAGCCAAACTTAGTCCTGCTTCACGGCTTTTTAGGGACTAAGGCCGATTGGCTGCCGCTTATCCCCGAACTGAGCCAGCATTTTCACTGTATCTGCCTCGATTTACCCGGACACGGCGATAATCAGCATGAGCTGCCATCGACGCTCACCAATGGTTTCGAGCATTGTGTTCAAGACATTATCAGTCGCCTCGATCGCCTTGGTATTGAATCCTTTTATCTCTACGGTTATTCCCTCGGCGGCCGTATCGCTCTGCACCTTGCCAAGGCGTATCCGCAGCGCGTTTTGAGCTTATGGCTGGAGTCCTGTCATCCCGGGCTAACCGATACCGCAGAGCAAGCCGCACGCAGTAAAAACGACAACCTGTGGGCCAAGCGCTTACACAGCTTAAGCAGTCGGGATTTTTTACAGCTTTGGTATCAACAGGCGGTGTTTGCCGATATGACCGACAAGGCGCGGCATGCCTTGGTAGCAAAACGTGCGTCGCTGCTCGACCAACATCCCAAGCAGACACTAAAACAGATCTTTTTGGCCACATCCCTGGCTCGCCAAGCCTCTCTCTGGGATGTACCTGAAAGCCTTGGCTGTGAATGCCATTTTTTTGCGGGCAGCCAAGATGCGAAATTCACTGCAATAGCAAAGGATTGGCAAGCACAACAACCCATCATCTTGCATCAGATTGAACAGGCTGGGCATAACATACATCAGGCCAATCCCACGGCATTAGTTGCCTGCTTAAGCGCGCTAAAGCTTAAAAAATCGATGACTTGA
- the menC gene encoding o-succinylbenzoate synthase has product MILTSLSLYLYRLPLDRFLPVGKQRIDHRTGLVLQVKAQAEGEESEQLVEIAPLSGFDIDQQPLSGFSRESLDEVQQALVALLPKLQNQPIDYLLEQAEASPYPSMAFGLSLLHAKLSGKLESVRPVTATVPLIYQPLDAPKTELITSIASLDSGVHSVKVKVAQTSMEDELSLIYGILGQRPDLKLRLDANRGFSLEQALDFAACLPLESIEYIEEPCQHPQDNQTLYRAIPLPYALDESLNDPDYQFVMHEGLTALIIKPMLLGSIEKLQRLIDEAHSHGVRCILSSSLEASLGLNDLAHLAAILTPDEIPGLDTLAAFSQDLIVPSGKPQCLKLHQLKLVASTQQD; this is encoded by the coding sequence ATGATCTTAACTTCGCTCAGCTTGTACTTATATCGCCTACCCTTAGACCGCTTTTTACCCGTGGGGAAACAACGCATCGACCACAGAACCGGCTTAGTGTTGCAGGTAAAGGCACAAGCAGAGGGCGAAGAAAGCGAGCAACTTGTTGAAATCGCTCCACTCTCAGGGTTTGATATCGACCAGCAGCCATTGTCCGGTTTTAGCCGCGAGAGCCTAGACGAAGTACAACAGGCCTTAGTGGCACTGTTGCCTAAGCTGCAAAATCAACCTATCGATTACTTACTCGAGCAGGCCGAAGCGAGCCCCTATCCGTCCATGGCCTTTGGCTTAAGCCTATTGCACGCCAAACTTAGCGGAAAACTCGAGTCGGTGCGGCCAGTTACCGCCACTGTGCCGTTGATTTATCAGCCGTTGGATGCGCCCAAAACCGAATTGATAACTAGCATTGCTAGTCTTGATAGCGGCGTGCACTCAGTCAAAGTGAAAGTCGCACAGACCTCAATGGAAGATGAATTGAGCTTGATTTATGGCATCTTAGGCCAGAGACCCGATCTCAAGCTGCGCTTAGATGCTAATCGCGGCTTTAGCTTAGAACAGGCCCTCGACTTTGCCGCCTGTTTACCACTAGAGAGCATTGAATATATTGAGGAACCTTGCCAGCATCCGCAGGATAATCAAACCCTGTATCGCGCTATTCCTCTGCCCTACGCCTTAGATGAATCCCTCAATGACCCGGATTATCAATTTGTGATGCACGAGGGGCTCACGGCACTCATCATCAAACCCATGCTACTTGGCAGTATTGAAAAACTTCAGCGCCTTATCGACGAGGCCCACAGCCATGGCGTGCGCTGTATCTTAAGCTCAAGCCTTGAGGCCAGCTTAGGCCTCAATGACTTGGCCCATTTAGCCGCCATACTGACGCCCGATGAAATCCCAGGGCTCGATACATTAGCCGCCTTTAGCCAAGACTTAATCGTACCAAGCGGTAAGCCCCAATGCTTAAAGCTTCATCAACTTAAGCTTGTCGCCAGTACGCAGCAGGATTAA